One Mycolicibacterium sarraceniae genomic window carries:
- a CDS encoding acyl-CoA dehydrogenase family protein, giving the protein MSIWNTPERQQLRKTVRSFAEREILPHIEDWERAGELPRDLHRRAAAAGLLGTELPEAVGGGGGDAADSLIICEELHEAGTPGGVFASLFTCGIAVPHMVASGDQRLIDKFVRPTLRGELIGSLAITEPGGGSDVGHLTTTALRAGDEYIVNGAKTYITSGVRADYVVTAVRTGGTELPGASGVSLLVVEKGTPGFVVTRRLDKMGWRSSDTAELSYSEARVPVANLVGAENTGFAQIAQAFVSERIGLAAQAYSSAQRCLDLTVQWCRDRETFGRPLISRQSVQNTLAEMARRIDVARVYSRNVVERQLAGEADLIVAVCFAKNTAVEAGEWVAHQAVQLFGGMGYMTECEVERQYRDMRILGIGGGTTEILTSLAAKALGYQA; this is encoded by the coding sequence ATGAGCATCTGGAACACCCCCGAACGCCAGCAGCTACGCAAGACCGTGCGCAGCTTCGCCGAACGCGAGATCCTGCCCCACATCGAGGACTGGGAGCGCGCCGGTGAACTCCCGCGCGATCTGCACCGACGGGCCGCGGCCGCCGGCCTGTTGGGCACCGAGCTACCGGAGGCGGTTGGCGGTGGTGGCGGCGACGCCGCGGACTCCTTGATCATCTGCGAGGAACTGCACGAAGCCGGCACTCCCGGTGGCGTTTTCGCCTCGTTGTTCACCTGCGGTATCGCGGTGCCGCACATGGTCGCGTCCGGCGACCAACGGCTGATCGACAAGTTCGTACGGCCAACACTGCGTGGTGAGCTGATCGGCTCACTGGCCATCACCGAACCGGGTGGCGGCTCCGACGTCGGGCATTTGACGACGACGGCGTTGCGAGCCGGTGACGAGTACATCGTCAACGGCGCCAAGACCTACATCACGTCGGGCGTGCGTGCCGACTATGTCGTCACCGCCGTGCGTACCGGTGGCACCGAACTTCCTGGTGCATCTGGGGTTTCGCTGCTCGTCGTAGAGAAGGGCACACCCGGATTTGTTGTCACCCGCAGGCTGGACAAAATGGGCTGGCGATCTTCGGACACCGCTGAGCTGTCCTACAGCGAGGCGCGAGTGCCCGTGGCCAACCTCGTCGGTGCCGAGAACACCGGCTTCGCCCAGATTGCGCAGGCCTTTGTCTCCGAGCGCATCGGTCTTGCCGCCCAGGCCTATTCGTCGGCGCAGCGCTGCTTGGACCTCACCGTGCAATGGTGTCGTGACCGCGAGACGTTCGGGCGTCCGCTGATCTCCCGGCAATCGGTGCAGAACACACTGGCCGAGATGGCTCGCCGTATCGACGTGGCACGGGTGTACTCGCGCAATGTGGTGGAACGTCAGTTAGCGGGCGAGGCCGATTTGATCGTGGCGGTGTGCTTCGCCAAGAACACCGCGGTGGAGGCCGGCGAGTGGGTGGCCCACCAGGCCGTGCAACTGTTCGGCGGGATGGGTTACATGACCGAATGCGAAGTCGAACGCCAATACCGGGATATGCGAATCCTGGGTATCGGCGGGGGAACCACCGAAATCCTGACCAGCCTGGCCGCCAAAGCACTGGGATACCAGGCATGA